A stretch of Eurosta solidaginis isolate ZX-2024a unplaced genomic scaffold, ASM4086904v1 ctg00001491.1, whole genome shotgun sequence DNA encodes these proteins:
- the LOC137236250 gene encoding uncharacterized protein, whose amino-acid sequence GRLFEISPEDGTVYQVAVKNAEGQTILVTQGPDGEQQFAYVAAAEGDDNQVLTLDNAVAEAVSQHPNELHQQNEAMQEAQYIVKTTKEDGTTHVVTMSEAELQQHQALAAAQQQQVDGGSGVTATGGTSSGQLCIQTSDGGDGQEANIPAEVIQAGMPSPGGTRRVVLLLQDGTYMMTEMHDDEFKALNIAT is encoded by the exons gtggacgccttttcgagatatcgccagaagaTGGTACAGTATATCAGGTTGCAGTTAAAAATGCCGAGGGTCAAACCATACTTGTAACGCAAGGACCAGATGGTGAACAACAATTCGCGTACGTTGCTGCTGCTGAAGGTGATGATAATCAAGTGCTGACTCTTGACAATGCTGTTGCGGAAGCAGTATCCCAACATCCAAACGAGTTACACCAGCAGAATGAAGCAATGCAAGAGGCACAGTATATTGTTAAAACCACAAAGGAAGATGGTACGACTCATGTAGTGACAATGAGTGAAGCGGAATTGCAACAACATCAAGCTTTAGCAGCAGCACAGCAACAACAGGTAGATGGTGGGAGTGGGGTCACTGCTACAGGTGGCACATCAAGCGGGCAACTTTGCATACAAACATCGGATGGCGGTGATGGACAGGAAGCAAATATTCCTGCTGAAGTGATACAAGCAGGCATGCCATCACCAG GTGGCACACGTCGTGTGGTTTTATTACTGCAAGATGGTACTTATATGATGACTGAAATGCACGACGATGAGTTTAAAGCACTGAATATTGCCACGTAA